From the Nematostella vectensis chromosome 7, jaNemVect1.1, whole genome shotgun sequence genome, the window ctcatttaaagattttattttttcgccGTTCTCTTTTGTGAAGGGCGCAGtcttttctgatttttttgtttgattaattagttttgaatttgccacccagaaagatCATGTGAtctagcgcaagtcccctattccCCTGACTCCCACCCATAACGATTGTTTGAACGTGACAATAACATGACCTGACTGACAGGTAACCCCCCTTTGCAAGGCCCCCATATGTAGATGACGCGACAATAATATGACAAACAAAGGCGTGACAAGGAAAGCGTGACAGTACGTCATGATTGTCATAAGACGTTAATGAAAAGTGACGAGTTCTTTGGGTTGGCCAATCTTTGCAGAGCACGCATATGTAGATGACGTGACAATAATGACAAACAAAGGCGTGACAAGGAAAGTGTGACGGTACGTCACGATTGTCATAAGACGTTAATGAAAAGTGACGAGTTCTTTGGGTTGGCCAATCTTTGCAGGGCCCGCATATGTGAATGAAGTGACAATAATGACAAACAAAGGCGTGACAAGGAAAGCGTGACGGTACGTCACGATTGTCATAAGACGTTAATGAAAAGTGACGAGTTCTTTGGGTTGGCCAATCTTTGCAGAGCACGCATATGTAGATGACGTGACAATAATGACAAACAAAGGCGTGACAAGGAAAGTGTGACGGTACGTCACGATTGTCATAAGACGTTAATGAAAAGTGACGAGTCCTTTGGGTTGGCCAATCTTTGCAGGGCCCGCATATGTAGATGACGTGACAATAATGACAAACAAAGGCGTGACAAGGAAAGTGTGACGGTACGTCACGATTGTCATAAGACGTTAATGAAAAGTGACGAGTCCTTTGGGTTGGCCAATCTTTGCAGGGCCCGCATATGTGAATGACGTGACAATAACGACAAACAAAGGCGTGACAAGGAAAGCGTGACGGTACGTCACGATTGTCATAAGACGTTAATGAAAAGGGACGAGTCCTTTGGGTTGGCCAATCTTTGCAGGGCCCGCATATGTAGATGACGTGACAATAATGACAAACAAAGGCGTGACAAGGAAAGCGTGACAGTACGTCATGATTGTCATAAGACGTTAATGAAAAGTGACGAGTTCTTTGGGTTGGCCAATCTTTGCAGAGCACGCATATGTAGATGACGTGACAATAATGACAAACAAAGGCGTGACAAGGAAAGCGTGACGGTACGTCACGATTGTCATAAGACGTTAATGAAAAGTGACGAGTCCTTTGGGTTGGCCAATCTTTGCAGGGCCCGCATATGTGAATGACGTGACAATAACGATAAACAAAGGCGTGACAAGGAAAGCGTGACGGTACGTCACGATTGTCATAAGACGTTAATGAAAAGTGACGAGTCCTTTGGGTTGGCCAATCTTTGCAGGGCCCGCATATGTAGATGACGTGACAATAATGACAAACAAAGGCGTGACAAGGAAAGTGTGACGGTACGTCACGATTGTCATAAGACGTTAATGAAAAGTGACGAGTCCTTTGGGTTGGCCAATCTTTGCAGGGCCCGCATATGTAGATGACGTGACAATAATGACAAACAAAGGCGTGACAAGGAAAGTGTGACGGTACGTCACGATTGTCATAAGACGTTAATGAAAAGTGACGAGTCCTTTGGGTTGGCCAATCTTTGCAGGGCCCGCATATGTAGATGACGTGACAATAATGACAAACAAAGGCGTGACAAGGAAATCGTGACAGAACGTCACGATTGTCCTAAGACGTTAATGAAAAGTGACGAGTCCTTTGGGTTGGCCAATCTTTGCAGGGCCCACATATGTAGATGACGTGACAATAATGACAAACAAAGGCGTGACAAGGAAAGCGTGACAGTACGTCATGATTGTCATAAGACGTTAATGAAAAGTGACGAGTCCTTAGGGTTGGCCAATCTTTGCAGGGCCCGCATATGTAGATGACGTGACAATAACGACAAACAAAGGCGTGACAAGGAAAGCGTGACAGTACGTCATGATTGTCATAAGACGTTAATGAAAAGTGACGAGTTCTTTGGGTTGGCCAATCTTTGCAGGGCCCCCATATGTAAATGACGTGACAATAATGACAAACAAAGGCGTGACAAGGAAATCGTGACAGTACGTCACGATTGTCATAAGACGTTAATGAAAAGTGACGAGTCCTTAGGGTTGGCCAATCTTTGCAGGGCCCGCATATGTAGATGACGTGACAATAATGACAAACAAAGGCGTGACAAGGAAATCGTGACGGTACGTCACGATTGTCATAAGACGTTAATGAAAAGTGACGAGTCCTTTGGGTTGGCCAATCTTTGCAGGGCCCGCATATGTAGATGACGTGACAATAATGACAAACAAAGGCGTGACAAGGAAAGCGTGACAGTACGTCATGATTGTCATAAGACGTTAATGAAAAGTGACGAGTTCTTTGGGTTGGCCAATCTTTGCAGGGCCCCCATATGTAAATGACGTGACAATAATGACAAACAAAGGCGTGACAAGGAAATCGTGACAGTACGTCACGATTGTCATAAGACGTTAATGAAAAGTGACGAGTCCTTAGGGTTGGCCAATCGAGTACCGATGAGCTCTAGTCGTGATTCCTGTGTTTGGGAAGCCTGTTTCCTTCCCCCTCTGTCACAGCACAGTAAGACAAAGGGCAAACAGGAGGGCAGCATGATGACGCCGCCCACCATGTAGAATGCCGGGATGTAGGAGCCTAGTTGGTCGGCAATAAAACCTGCAAGAACAGTAAGGCATGTGTTCAGGGAGGTTGCTCTGCCGACAAGGCTGTTTAGCCAGCGTTTGCCTCGCTTTCACGCGACCGCTTGACAACCTTGGTTACCTTTCACTACTTACTTTCTACTTAAACTTACCTTTCAAGAtggtgcaaaaaaaaaaaaaaaaaaaaaaaacgtgaagAAGTAAAGAAGTATTTAAATTAGTTTAAATATAAATTGAATTAATTACCTACAGTTGGCGGCCCGGCAAAAATAGCGACGGATGGAGCCAAGAACCCAAAACCGATCCCCATCGCAGCCTGCCTTGGCTTAACAGCAGTGAGTAAAAACACCGTATAAGACGCTGCAAAACTGCCATTGGCAATCCCATAAACCACTGCAAACACCACCAAGTGGCCATATTTGGAGACACGTGGCAATGCGAGCATTGCTGACCCCATAATGAAGGCTGCTAATTGGACGGCTTGTAACGGGCGCATCCATTGTCTGCTGATCACTTGCCCACTAATAACACGGAAAACAGTGGAGCAGATGCCGATATATATGAAGAGTAAGGATGTCTTGCTGCTCGGAAAACCAAGATCCTGTCCAAATCGAACCTGTTATAAAAAGGTAACGTTAATGCCTGACCCAATTTCTAAAATTTAAccttctgatttttttttgtcccaACCCACAACTATCGTCACATTATTATTAAACCATTCAAAAATAACTAAGTATGGTTCCAGAGGGCGGGACAGAAAACTAGCAACCTCCTAAAAACGACTATAGTTTACCACCCATTTTGGGCTGCATTCCCAAACAACCCGACTCGTCGAAAAAGCACATTGTGAACGGCCGAGGTCGCCGCAGACGGGGTTGTCACCCTCTACGACGTGCTGTTCCAAGCAACTTTGACGACCTCGGATCCGCCGAGAAAGTGCTTCTCGAAACTACAATTCGCCGTTGCAAGCAACGGAGATTTTAAATCTGAGCTGTTTCCGCTTCATTCGCCATTACTAGGGGAATCcttgttagtttcttttcctccgTTTATTAGTATGCTTAAATTTAGCGGGTAGCCTTGCCTGATCTGAGGTCCAAGTTGGAACTACTTCATTTTATAATAATGAAAGAAAGGTTCTTGAGGACAAGGAAAAGGGGGGGCTGAACCATATGGCAACAGCCTGCAGAAATAAGTCCGATCCACTAATTTATGTAAATACCTGGATTGTCAGGCTTTCAAAGGCTACATTACATTTTATTCACTTACCAGATGAAACATGGGCACATACATCCCAAAGAAGATGAGAAAACTCCCGACTACCCCAACCATATATGTTGGATTGGCAAACACAGAACAGTCAAAGTCTTCTTTCTCATTCCTTACTTGAACATGCACTTCTTCCACATTCAGTTGCTCTGCTTGTGTCGACTCTTGCTCCACGTTAGGGTCAAACGTAAGGCAAAGCACTGCCAAACACAAAACTACCCCAGACATGATCCTCAACGAGTTCCTCCAGCCAAATGCATCTATTAAGGCTTGTAATGTAGGCCCCATAGCCATAACACCCACACTTGCCCCCGAGGCAACCAGACCTATCGCCAGTGGTAATTTGGTCTTGAAGTATTTTTTGATTATCAGAGGTATGGCTGCAATGATTAGTCCACCACCTATGCCAGCTAACAGTCCATATGACACGAACATAACAGTCATATTCTTTGCAAAAGAACTGGAAACGAGGGACACTGCGCAAATCACACATCCCGTGATGGAGATAGCTCGACAAGTGAGTAATGCCGTTAACTGGACAACTGGTAGGCCCATAGAAAACAACAACCCAGTGGCAAGAGAGCCAACCCAAGCTAAAAGAATGATTAAATATTAATTCCTGGTCACCAATGACAAACTCTAGTGTGTTCATCCTGTAAAGGTGATACCTAGTCTTGATGAATTCCCAGGAATGCAAAATTATCTCTTAGAAAAGttcatgatgattataatgatgacagTATTTataacaatgatgatgataagtaGTCTTGATGGTATTTGCAAGGTTGCAAGAGATGGCGACAAACCACAGGTTTACCAACCTttcagtcagtctccagtcaatcccagtaactagctcATCCTGGAatgctttgtgatgtgtatttattcagaataagcggTATTTCTAAGGTTTGAGCAATTGAGGGATTTCGAGTTAGATATATCGAGTAATGTGGAATCCCTCAACTGCTCAAACGTTAGAAATACtgcttattctgaataaatacacatcacaaagcaatgagagtttattgtgacctttattctaggatataagacaattataggaaaattacaggaggtgatcaatcaTGAAAATATATTCTATctagttactgggattgactggagactgactgagaggttggtaagcctgtggacAAACCAATAAAAGGTAATGATGGCATTGGTAAAATTGTTATAGTGATgtctatgatgatgataacaatgatgaCAAATGGAAATGGTAAATCTGGGAATAAAGCTGGCAGTAGAGTTGGATGTGGACATAGACCATAGAGAACAATGGGGAAGAAACATATGAATATGGCAGGAGCTGGCTGGTGGTGGCGATGTCTGGACAAAAATACTAAATTGGAGAATGATGTTTGCTTTATGAGTATGTAGTTGTAATAGCAACAGATTATGGCTAAAAGAACACCATCAACCGTCATCTCTTCCATGTGGGAGAGGGCAATAATGAAATCACAATCAATTATGAACCAACCTGTTTTTCCTTTGCTTTCATTGAATTCTGAACTAAGAACTGGTAACAAAACACCAAAACTCAGCATGAATCCAagcagaaaaatatttataattaaTGATGCAGCCACTATAAGCCACCCCCATGGGCCCTCAAAGGAATGTGTCTTGCTTTGACTGCAGATAAGAGGCATCCTGACCTacagaaaggaaaaaaagcttttttgagTCCAAATGTAATACGATGTCAAGCTTGCCTGGCTCCCCTAATGGTTAACAATTCTCCACTGTGTCTTGAGTGTTTaacatatcttttttttagataatgttTGGATGCCAAAAGATAAAGAAAGATTTTAGGATTGGCAATTATTTCTTTGATATTGAAGATCCcattgctgttgttgctttgttttgttggggggagggtgggtgggtgggtattAGGAAGACTTACAAAAACCAGCATAAACTACTGATTCTTCGTTAAAGAAACACTTTAAGgggcattgtcaccagttgaATTACGGAGAGTTGACAAAACCTCAAAcaacaagagacaaaagaatctattagaatctgcaCTATTCAACGGGGCATCCACTCTATATTTTCAGTAACATCCtcaacaaaactaaaaatagacacactgattttacaatttttgaatattttttgcattttcgGTTTAAAATCATTGAATATTGTTACATAATTGActtgaagtaaactggtgacactGATGCTTTTATCAAGTCTGAAAATAACAAATACTTTAAAAAACTGGGTTAAAAAATAGTGTTATTGCCTGAAGTACTACACTTTAAACAGAAGATCAAAATGGGTTAAACAACCCAGCTAGGAATCTCAAAATGCTTTAAATTCTAAAGTCACAGGCTAATATTAAACATTTTTGTAAGGGACTTGAACAATAGACTACAATTTCTTCAATTGTAACACTGGCATTTTCTATGTGATTGTTACTAATCTCTAATATATTTGCTGAATATAATTCTACTGcaaaataatttgaaatctCACCTTTCTTAGAGCAGACTACTCTGAAGAATTTTGATCACACACACCAAATCAAAAGTGTCACAAGTGGACAAAATGAAGTGGATTATGGAATTATCATGGTAATTCTTGTGTACCCACTCCAACAGCTTATATACGATGAGTAAGTTCAGTGAGTGTTAGGCTCAGTTGAAATGTTGTATTATCCATGatccgtattcaatgcaaatgcatgcaaatgaagatgaaacaatagACTCGACCATTTGCATTCAtctgcattgaatacggctcatggataatacgacgtttgaacttagggTTAGAAACACATTATGACCATGCCACATATATATggttagggagtgttcattaattacAAGGGAAGGCAAGATTTTAACTCGAGACACCTTAAAATCTCAGAGCCcccctttcattgtaaacattttttttcggtgccccccccccctcttatAGAATTCTAaaatattctttcttttttccttaGAGGACCTTTTTTTTCAGACCCCTCCTTTTGGTGGTTACAAATTTTCGGAGCCCCACTCAATATCTTCCTCCTCTTTCCCTCGGTGTATTCAATGAACATCATTCCACAAGCATGGAGCGAGCATTGTACACATCTGGCCCTATTGTTTGTGCAAGGTCTAGGTTATATGCTAGCCCATAAGGTCTAGGTTATATGCTAGGCCAATATGCCGTGAGGTAACTGCTTCTACCAAGCAGGGGTATGTCAGGGGGATGTCACTTTCTCCTTTATGTAGTAATGACTACATCCCAATAGCTATTACAAGATCCTGGTATATTGAAGATCTTAAAGCTGATATGATTGGCTTTTAAGGGGAGGGGTTAATAgaacgttttttttctaaatattaGAGCTTCCACAGAATACGTTATACTTAAAGTAACGAAGATGATGTAAATTTTCTTATTAACCTTTTCATGATGCAATACAGTATCTGTTGTATATCAGTTATTTGACCATCGAAAAGGAAGTGTTTTGAGGATAAGCTGATTCTTATGTTGTGTTTAAACCCTGAAGACGGCTAGGGGAAAGAGCGAGAAAACTTGAAAAACTTCAGCATTGTATCTTTAGAGCAAAAGCAGTACCACGTTTAATCTGGTGATAATGAGAGAAGCGAATATCAACAAAGTTTCTCGAATACCAAAGCGCTAATACCAACCAACCGATGTACAAACCTAGTCAAGATACATCCTTCTTTGTTAAACTTACCTTGGGTCTGCAGAGCTTTTAGATTGTATACagcataataaataaaaacttctTATAGGAAATCGATAGAAAAGAGCAGCCGGCAACCCGCAAAATTTTTTTCAAGTAGCAGGCCTGGTGCCATGGCTACTGACCGCTGGCTGCTGACAATGCTTGACATTGCGGTCGCGTGATCGAGCCCTCGATGAAGTCGGTCGAAAAGAAATAAGcaatgaataataaataaataaataagtgagtgagtgagtgagtgagtgagtgagtgagtgagtgagtgagtgagtgagtgagtgagtgagtgagtaaataaataaataaatgaagaTAAATCATTGTAGGAGTTCTACATTCCTCACTGGTTGCTTACAAAATTACATAACGGTACTCGTCACGCCAGGCGGCCCTTCAGCATCGTCGTTTCACGAATTTAAAGtctgataaaaaaagtttgaaaTCAGGATTCAAGAGAATTGTATACATTTaaaccagggccgtagcagttggcggggcactgggggcacgtgcccccaatattttgaaaaattataaggaaatgaccagtatgggcgtggctgtgccgcccccccccccccccccccaatctttcGAGGCCCGCTACGGCTTTGTAAACGCTCTTTTTattaagaaacaaaaaattgcGTATAACTAAATTAATTCTACTTAATTAATATAACTAAATTAATTCTGCTACTGGCGCACAGGTATGACCTTAGCGAGAAAAAATAACCTTAATCAACAGCCTTTGAGGCCTCTAAAAAGATAGTCATATAAAGCCTGTCACCGGGATTCTTAGGAACATTTTCAAGGTTTGTTGATGGTATCATGGTCCAATATGCCCGAAAGGTTCCGCGCGTTTAATCCATGGGCGGCGTAAGGTGGAACTTTGATAACGAAGCAGCGCGCACGCGATGCCAACATTAAACGTTGTCGTAGTCTGATTGTAAAAAGATAATATGGAGGATGTATTCCAGGGTGTGGCTACTGAATAAGTGCGGACATGTAATGGTTACAGAGCCCCTTATAAAAGTGCGGGTCTGTACTAGGATATTTCACTGGGTCCAAACCCAGGAAACAGAAAATACATCAACGATTTTTCACATCAAAAATATACGTGGAGAGTTTTATATTGATGAAAACAAAGAAGAAGCGTCGTTTAGTATGTTTTATGATCTGTCCGCCGCCTTTTTGTCACCCTAGAAAAATACCAattgtgaaaaagcatccatttccatcggctgatttgaaAGCTACTCcgaaaaaaactttgtttttcatGGTTATTTCGGCAGATTTCATCACATAAGTTGTCTTCTAATTATAaactaaaacaataaataacaaaggtgtgactGACTGGATATCTTTAAAAACATGAAACTGCAAGAATTCATGGTGAATATATACTTTTAAAACTCTCCGGTGCTTCCTTGAGTGCTCATGCTAACAGTAGCGAAGGCTGCACGAATACGTGTATGTACTTTCAGATGACTTGGGAAAGAAATATCGCCTCTCATTCCTACAATCCTTTAAGACGACACTTCATTGACATATAGCTAATATACACTCAAGTACAAGATCGCCTCAAGAGAAGTGAACACGTAAAGcaagaaataacatttttgACAACGATATTATATGACCTGGTCCTTTGTAGTGCAAAGGTTTTGCTGCAGGTATAAACTGTCTGCATAATTATTTGCTTATGACAAGTTGTCAACCCCTATGCCTGAGGTATATAATAGACTTTTGACTGACACGATCCCGTAAatgtaatatatatttcttaacCTGCATTAA encodes:
- the LOC5504047 gene encoding monocarboxylate transporter 3 isoform X2, yielding MLVFVRMPLICSQSKTHSFEGPWGWLIVAASLIINIFLLGFMLSFGVLLPVLSSEFNESKGKTAWVGSLATGLLFSMGLPVVQLTALLTCRAISITGCVICAVSLVSSSFAKNMTVMFVSYGLLAGIGGGLIIAAIPLIIKKYFKTKLPLAIGLVASGASVGVMAMGPTLQALIDAFGWRNSLRIMSGVVLCLAVLCLTFDPNVEQESTQAEQLNVEEVHVQVRNEKEDFDCSVFANPTYMVGVVGSFLIFFGMYVPMFHLVRFGQDLGFPSSKTSLLFIYIGICSTVFRVISGQVISRQWMRPLQAVQLAAFIMGSAMLALPRVSKYGHLVVFAVVYGIANGSFAASYTVFLLTAVKPRQAAMGIGFGFLAPSVAIFAGPPTVGFIADQLGSYIPAFYMVGGVIMLPSCLPFVLLCCDRGGRKQASQTQESRLELIGTRLANPKNSSLFINVL
- the LOC5504047 gene encoding monocarboxylate transporter 10 isoform X4; the encoded protein is MLVFVRMPLICSQSKTHSFEGPWGWLIVAASLIINIFLLGFMLSFGVLLPVLSSEFNESKGKTAWVGSLATGLLFSMGLPVVQLTALLTCRAISITGCVICAVSLVSSSFAKNMTVMFVSYGLLAGIGGGLIIAAIPLIIKKYFKTKLPLAIGLVASGASVGVMAMGPTLQALIDAFGWRNSLRIMSGVVLCLAVLCLTFDPNVEQESTQAEQLNVEEVHVQVRFGQDLGFPSSKTSLLFIYIGICSTVFRVISGQVISRQWMRPLQAVQLAAFIMGSAMLALPRVSKYGHLVVFAVVYGIANGSFAASYTVFLLTAVKPRQAAMGIGFGFLAPSVAIFAGPPTVGFIADQLGSYIPAFYMVGGVIMLPSCLPFVLLCCDRGGRKQASQTQESRLELIGTRLANPKDSSLFINVL
- the LOC5504047 gene encoding monocarboxylate transporter 3 isoform X1 is translated as MLVFVRMPLICSQSKTHSFEGPWGWLIVAASLIINIFLLGFMLSFGVLLPVLSSEFNESKGKTAWVGSLATGLLFSMGLPVVQLTALLTCRAISITGCVICAVSLVSSSFAKNMTVMFVSYGLLAGIGGGLIIAAIPLIIKKYFKTKLPLAIGLVASGASVGVMAMGPTLQALIDAFGWRNSLRIMSGVVLCLAVLCLTFDPNVEQESTQAEQLNVEEVHVQVRNEKEDFDCSVFANPTYMVGVVGSFLIFFGMYVPMFHLVRFGQDLGFPSSKTSLLFIYIGICSTVFRVISGQVISRQWMRPLQAVQLAAFIMGSAMLALPRVSKYGHLVVFAVVYGIANGSFAASYTVFLLTAVKPRQAAMGIGFGFLAPSVAIFAGPPTVGFIADQLGSYIPAFYMVGGVIMLPSCLPFVLLCCDRGGRKQASQTQESRLELIGTRLANPKDSSLFINVL
- the LOC5504047 gene encoding monocarboxylate transporter 3 isoform X3, which translates into the protein MPLICSQSKTHSFEGPWGWLIVAASLIINIFLLGFMLSFGVLLPVLSSEFNESKGKTAWVGSLATGLLFSMGLPVVQLTALLTCRAISITGCVICAVSLVSSSFAKNMTVMFVSYGLLAGIGGGLIIAAIPLIIKKYFKTKLPLAIGLVASGASVGVMAMGPTLQALIDAFGWRNSLRIMSGVVLCLAVLCLTFDPNVEQESTQAEQLNVEEVHVQVRNEKEDFDCSVFANPTYMVGVVGSFLIFFGMYVPMFHLVRFGQDLGFPSSKTSLLFIYIGICSTVFRVISGQVISRQWMRPLQAVQLAAFIMGSAMLALPRVSKYGHLVVFAVVYGIANGSFAASYTVFLLTAVKPRQAAMGIGFGFLAPSVAIFAGPPTVGFIADQLGSYIPAFYMVGGVIMLPSCLPFVLLCCDRGGRKQASQTQESRLELIGTRLANPKDSSLFINVL